The Mercurialis annua linkage group LG8, ddMerAnnu1.2, whole genome shotgun sequence genome window below encodes:
- the LOC126661236 gene encoding uncharacterized protein LOC126661236, with protein MNFTRDLNKKFSSYCFSVLSFIRIRSYSTQRVVGHPTTKNFSSNDFVQRDFSRHCRPLRPQIYDGSSLILQSSCLQPWFKKWQEQRKNKLTASTFAGAIGFWRGRRVKLWLEKLGAVESFSDNIATCWSNMKEKEALEKYELLTGHSVSFPEFQVYGLKNSDDDWLAASPDGVIDSRGVLEIKCPYFKGDKRRFSPCKRIPLYYIPQAQGLMEILNLDWMDFYVWTPAGSSLFRINRDVEYWNILKLALSDFWWKNVQPAREIYSKAVIKDPQRELKLFKPSRRHELYGDIVYKSKHIVDSSKLLWREKHWQLYN; from the coding sequence ATGAATTTTACTCGGGATCTAAACAAAAAATTCAGCAGCTATTGTTTTAGTGTTTTGAGTTTTATCCGTATAAGAAGCTACTCAACCCAGAGAGTAGTAGGTCATCCAACAACCAAGAATTTCAGCTCCAATGATTTCGTTCAAAGAGATTTTAGCCGTCATTGCCGTCCCCTTAGACCTCAAATTTATGATGGTAGCTCTTTAATTCTTCAGTCAAGCTGTTTACAGCCTTGGTTCAAAAAATGGCAAGAACAACGGAAGAATAAACTGACAGCCAGCACTTTTGCTGGGGCTATTGGTTTTTGGCGTGGTCGAAGAGTCAAGCTTTGGTTAGAGAAACTCGGTGCAGTAGAATCGTTCTCGGACAACATAGCTACCTGTTGGAGCAACATGAAAGAAAAGGAAGCACTTGAAAAATATGAGCTTCTTACAGGACATTCTGTTTCTTTTCCTGAATTTCAGGTTTATGGTTTGAAGAATTCGGATGATGACTGGCTAGCAGCTTCACCAGATGGGGTAATTGACTCCCGAGGAGTGCTTGAAATTAAATGTCCGTACTTTAAAGGAGATAAGAGAAGATTTTCGCCGTGTAAGCGGATTCCTCTATATTACATTCCGCAGGCTCAGGGTTTAATGGAAATACTCaacttggattggatggatttcTATGTTTGGACTCCTGCGGGGAGCAGTCTTTTTAGGATCAATCGAGATGTAGAATACTGGAACATTCTGAAATTGGCGCTGTCTGATTTCTGGTGGAAGAATGTTCAACCAGCAAGGGAGATATACAGCAAAGCTGTGATTAAAGATCCCCAAAgagaattaaaattatttaagcCATCTCGTAGGCATGAATTGTATGGCGATATAGTTTATAAGAGCAAACACATTGTTGATAGTTCCAAGCTATTGTGGCGTGAAAAGCATTGGCAATTGTACAACTGA
- the LOC126661237 gene encoding nifU-like protein 4, mitochondrial codes for MRGVISRIVNTTCRLTSRRAIHHSSSSYRTLSSDHYSNINGFVYSFMSTRSSLLPTSWTHLAGQRRTMFIQTQSTPNPSSLMFYPGKPVMEVGSADFPNARASLNSPLAKSLYGIDGITRVFFGSDFVTVTKSDEMSWDLLKPEIFAAIMDFYSSGQPLFLDAETAASKDTAIHEDDSETVAMIKELLDTRIRPAVQDDGGDIEYRGFDPETGVVKLKMQGACSGCPSSSVTLKSGIENMLMHYVSEVKGVEQELDDEDEDAALTGQTD; via the exons ATGAGAGGTGTAATATCGCGAATTGTCAATACGACTTGCCGTTTAACATCTCGCCGAGCTATACATCACTCATCTTCTTCGTACAGAACGCTGTCGTCGGATCATTATAGCAATATCAATGGCTTTGTGTATAGTTTCATGTCAACAAGGTCTTCTTTGCTTCCAACATCATGGACCCATTTAGcag GGCAGAGGAGAACAATGTTTATACAGACTCAATCGACTCCCAATCCGTCCTCACTTATGTTCTATCCTGGAAAGCCAGTTATGGAAGTGGGAAGTGCTGATTTCCCTAATGCTCGTGCTTCCCTCAATTCTCCATTGGCTAAATCTCTCTATGGAATTGATG GAATTACTCGGGTTTTCTTTGGATCTGATTTTGTAACTGTGACAAAGTCAGATGAGATGTCCTGGGATTTGCTAAAGCCTGAAATATTTGCAGCAATCATGGACTTCTATTCTTCTGGTCAGCCATTATTTCTAGATGCAGAAACTGCAGCATCAAAAGACACAGCTATTCATGAG GATGATTCAGAAACAGTTGCAATGATCAAGGAACTGCTGGACACTCGTATTCGACCAGCAGTGCAAGATGATGGCGGTGATATCGAGTACAGGGGGTTTGATCC AGAAACTGGAGTAGTCAAATTGAAAATGCAAGGAGCATGTAGTGGCTGTCCAAGCTCATCAGTTACTCTGAAATCTGGAATTGAAAATATGCTAATGCATTATGTATCAGAG GTGAAAGGAGTGGAACAAGAATTGGATGATGAAGATGAGGATGCGGCATTGACAGGCCAGACTGACTAG